A region from the Silene latifolia isolate original U9 population chromosome 7, ASM4854445v1, whole genome shotgun sequence genome encodes:
- the LOC141590361 gene encoding uncharacterized protein LOC141590361, translated as MKIDLKKTYGSIEWVFVERMLQHLNFPPKLIGLIMQCITTPTYSIVLNGQPLGYFKGRRGLRQGDPISPLPFILCMEYLSRLLDEVCSYPGFHFHPLFKKLKLVHLVFADDLLIFCKGDLRSIVSIMEVFKCFSAASSLQISSEKSDIIFNGLDSSLATSILDYTDNICLKGASILDYTPTSYSSWSWRKICEVKDKMLSGYFNDKWLGGEAAYTIDSGYKWLSPSAPGRVPWYTEVWNKFNIPKHNFILWLIKQGSLLTLDRLVKMGIATNQLCYICGVADETHSHLFSECGYTKRCYRMLADWLSMQVTDVLEGSVVLRMRQLSGFRRLLICEMSDAIQYRVWNSRNICRVDGYVIHPRKMLQDIRADCKLRLQVLSLGCINPSDKLWCTTLGIM; from the exons ATGAAGATTGATCTCAAGAAGACTTATGGTTCTATTGAGTGGGTTTTTGTTGAACGTATGTTGCAGCATCTCAATTTCCCTCCCAAACTTATTGGTTTGATCATGCAATGTATCACCACCCCTACCTACTCCATTGTGCTTAATGGTCAGCCTCTTGGATACTTCAAAGGTAGAAGAGGTCTAAGGCAAGGGGACCCTATCTCCCCCTTGCCTTTTATTTTATGTATGGAGTATCTGAGTAGATTACTTGATGAGGTTTGCAGTTACCCTGGGTTCCATTTTCATCCTCTTTTCAAAAAACTTAAATTGGTGCATCTagtttttgctgatgatctctTAATCTTCTGCAAAGGGGATCTGAGATCTATTGTTTCTATTATGGAAGTATTCAAATGTTTCTCTGCTGCTTCTAGTCTTCAGATTAGTTCTGAGAAATCTGATATCATTTTTAATGGTCTTGATTCCTCTCTTGCTACTAGCATCCTGGACTATACTG ATAATATCTGTCTAAAAGGGGCTTCTATCCTGGATTATACTCCTACTAGCTATAGTTCCTGGTCTTGGAGGAAAATCTGTGAAGTAAAGGATAAGATGCTGAGTGGTTACTTCAATGATAAATGGTTGGGGGGAGAAGCTGCTTATACTATTGACAGTGGTTATAAATGGTTGTCTCCTTCAGCTCCTGGCAGGGTTCCTTGGTACACTGAGGTTTGGAATAAATTCAATATACCTAAGCATAATTTCATCCTTTGGTTGATTAAGCAAGGCAGCCTGTTAACTCTTGACAGGTTGGTTAAAATGGGTATTGCTACTAATCAATTGTGTTATATCTGTGGTGTTGCTGATGAAACTCACTCTCATCTGTTCTCTGAGTGTGGTTATACAAAAAGATGTTATAGGATGCTGGCTGATTGGCTAAGTATGCAGGTCACTGATGTTTTGGAAGGCAGTGTTGTTTTGAGAATGAGGCAGTTATCAGGTTTTAGAAGGCTACTGATCTGTGAAATGAGTGATGCTATTCAGTATAGGGTGTGGAATAGTAGGAATATTTGCAGGGTTGATGGTTATGTAATCCATCCAAGGAAGATGTTGCAGGATATAAGAGCAGACTGTAAGCTACGGTTGCAAGTTTTATCTTTAGGTTGTATTAATCCTTCTGATAAGTTATGGTGTACCACGCTAGGAATTATGTAA